The following proteins are co-located in the Candidatus Acidiferrales bacterium genome:
- a CDS encoding TolC family protein, whose product MANRTLRSPLLALMLTCLLASPLFAQVPLEDYARGKPQLPNVFAPYSSVRVPAPNLANSPRIEQLVREGKLYLSVQDAIELALENNLDISIARYNPQLADTDILRTKAGGVARGIAGTGTASALGITPTGSFDPIVTANLSWDRRSIPFNNIVTTGIPSVTGQTSQGNFVYSQAFKSGTSLSLTWNNQRQSSTSRFLAFNPALTSTVQYSFTQRLLNGFGIANNTRFIRIAKNNRHVSDMFLRQQIITTLSSTLNQYWDLVAARQQVKVAEHALQLAEKLYQDNKRQVEIGTLAPIEIVRAESEMARTRQDLIVAQTALQQQQTLLKNTLSKNIMDPALAAVEIVPTDTAALPPSLEIIPYQDAVQQAWRMRPEIDQSLTDLKNRDLTLRGTRNALLPSLDLIGIYGGQGLAGNTTLTSFAPTAFAAGNPVVDASGNPVPGNFVPVVAAGTTTIVSQTNRGLAQAWTQAFHSDFPQYTVALSLTIPIRNRSAQADNARALIEERQAEVRLQQLRNQVAVEVRNAQIALEQNRARVEAAQKFRILAEQTLDAEQKKYALGASTIFLVIQAQRDLATAQGLEARAMSDFMKSRVEFDRSLGRTLDVHRVQMSSAKANDSPLAAALGQN is encoded by the coding sequence ATGGCAAATCGAACTTTGCGTTCCCCTCTTCTTGCTCTTATGTTGACATGCCTGCTCGCCTCACCCCTTTTCGCCCAGGTACCGCTCGAAGACTATGCCCGGGGCAAGCCGCAGCTTCCGAACGTTTTTGCGCCGTACTCGTCCGTCCGCGTACCCGCGCCGAATCTCGCCAATTCCCCCCGCATCGAGCAGCTCGTCCGCGAAGGCAAGCTCTACTTGAGCGTTCAAGATGCCATTGAGCTGGCGCTCGAGAACAATTTGGACATCAGTATCGCTCGCTACAACCCACAGTTGGCCGATACCGACATTCTCCGCACCAAGGCCGGCGGCGTGGCGCGCGGAATCGCCGGGACGGGCACCGCCTCGGCGCTGGGTATCACTCCGACCGGTTCTTTCGATCCCATCGTCACGGCGAACCTGAGCTGGGATCGGCGAAGCATTCCTTTCAACAATATCGTCACCACCGGCATTCCCTCGGTGACAGGCCAGACATCTCAGGGCAATTTCGTCTATTCCCAGGCCTTCAAATCGGGCACCAGTCTTTCCCTGACGTGGAACAACCAGCGGCAGTCGTCCACCTCGCGCTTTCTGGCGTTCAATCCCGCGCTCACTTCGACGGTGCAGTATTCCTTCACGCAGCGCCTGCTCAACGGATTTGGAATCGCCAACAACACCCGTTTCATCCGCATCGCCAAAAACAACCGCCACGTCAGCGATATGTTTCTCCGGCAACAGATCATCACGACCCTTTCCAGCACGTTGAACCAGTATTGGGACCTGGTTGCTGCCCGGCAGCAGGTCAAGGTGGCCGAGCACGCTCTGCAACTGGCCGAAAAGCTCTACCAGGACAACAAGCGCCAGGTGGAGATCGGGACGCTCGCGCCGATTGAGATTGTCCGCGCCGAGTCAGAGATGGCTCGCACCCGCCAGGACCTGATCGTTGCCCAAACTGCTTTGCAGCAACAACAAACGCTGCTGAAGAACACTCTTTCGAAAAACATCATGGATCCCGCTCTGGCGGCTGTGGAGATTGTGCCCACCGACACGGCCGCTCTTCCGCCGTCCCTGGAGATCATTCCTTACCAGGACGCCGTCCAACAAGCTTGGCGGATGCGCCCCGAGATTGACCAGTCGCTCACCGATTTGAAAAACCGTGATCTGACATTGCGCGGAACCCGCAATGCCCTCTTGCCGAGCCTCGACTTGATTGGCATCTATGGCGGCCAGGGCCTGGCCGGCAATACCACCCTCACCTCATTCGCCCCGACCGCCTTTGCTGCCGGAAATCCCGTTGTGGACGCGAGCGGCAACCCGGTGCCGGGAAACTTTGTGCCCGTCGTTGCCGCCGGGACGACGACGATCGTAAGCCAGACGAACCGTGGCCTCGCGCAAGCATGGACTCAGGCCTTCCACAGCGACTTCCCTCAATACACGGTTGCCTTGAGCCTTACCATTCCCATTCGCAATCGCAGCGCTCAGGCCGACAACGCTCGGGCGCTGATTGAAGAGCGCCAGGCAGAGGTCCGCCTTCAGCAGTTGCGCAATCAAGTTGCGGTGGAAGTACGCAACGCCCAGATTGCCCTGGAGCAGAACCGCGCCCGGGTGGAAGCGGCTCAGAAATTCCGCATCCTGGCCGAACAGACCCTTGATGCCGAACAGAAGAAGTACGCCCTCGGCGCCTCTACCATCTTCCTGGTCATCCAAGCGCAGCGTGACCTGGCCACCGCCCAAGGCCTTGAAGCCCGGGCGATGAGCGACTTCATGAAATCTCGAGTCGAGTTCGACCGCTCCCTGGGACGAACGCTCGACGTGCACCGCGTCCAGATGAGCTCTGCCAAGGCGAACGATTCGCCGCTCGCCGCCGCGCTCGGACAAAACTAG